A genomic segment from Anticarsia gemmatalis isolate Benzon Research Colony breed Stoneville strain chromosome 12, ilAntGemm2 primary, whole genome shotgun sequence encodes:
- the RpS19a gene encoding ribosomal protein S19a isoform X4 — MRSVTLKDVEQDKVVKTVAAHLKKTGKVKVPEHMDLVKTGRFKELAPYDPDWFYVRCAAILRHIYIRSPVGVKTVTKVFGGRKRNGVTPSHFCRSSGSIARKALQALEALKLVEKMQDGGRILTVQGRRDLDRIAAQVRLKAKQAAKQAVIVLFFEILDLIGCVWICSDHKMLLAFGRGIGFIVLLCLISCVVSVRYGSPGSTLYVSEDSHSSRGKWQIINRHVEKDENSHLERRKRDAATLTTPDIQKNLSTWTTHLNDSHQQLMVHWVGEGSHVIICLARDSSPRNKGVILPSALFISYDYGKNFTNKTESFKLGDEPDSGYAQLDKFFNHPKYPEFCVFVDSTNKKLFYTRDNGRTIERSDLTFSPGELAFDEEFPDKYVILNKVDINRKLYLTLDGGKTFRMIQSYVKTFFWSSGPGFPKVFYTERLKPDGTSTVFSASDPTDLVNANILFEDAKDFQIKGDFMFATKQSKERNTLHLYISHQRGPFYKAEFQTELDLRKFHIADVTDKRIFVSVMHTDSLADLYVSEISNNFTQYNFVLSLEQILCYFPDANWKDSWLEDVTEDSFTDLYRVEGLKGIYIASRVDSKAHVTNIGPEHLISLITFDHGVTWSPINPPTEDENGKPLNCHLENSCSLHLCQKFSQLYPVTSPPGNVVANGLRSASIMSSKSAPGVIMATGVMGKSLKGIPGVYLSRDAGLTWKRILKDYYFFNYGDHGGVLVAVKYFKSRGETRKILYSTNEGIEWNSYQFNADDLRIYGLMTEPGENTTTFTMFGSENEQHQWIIVTIDLKNTFARNCTEDDYKYWSPSPPNSSVSCVLGTRNTFQRRLAHTNCYNGIDYDRPFRKEVCECSRRDFECDFGFMLSGNECIHNKSVKYDPYAIPSDCRPGHFYKRTKGYRKIDGDVCTISGYMAYVPDMIPCPIEEPTEFMLVALGSKIARIDLFDNNTIYPVINERNIVAIEFDIKNNCIYWADIELDKISRQCFNNGTAQEIIVDRDLASIEGMAFDWISNVLFFVDGLRKKIEAVRTDMTLDGRMRVTILDSTTLSRPRGIAVHPKAGYLFWTDWDRTNPSVSRSNLDGTDVKKLFGKPIVQWPNGITIDQMSERIYWVDAMEDYIASADLNGRYFRRILWNDDRVTHPFAVAVLKDKMYWDDWKVKSIFVADKDSGANTMTINDSFVGLMDLKVFAHFVQHGSNACSYKNTSCDAICLGGPGNTFSCLCPDGLMKVNGKCMCPNNTEPFANMTCPQKTEATCSHDQFMCKNGKCISSFARCDGNNDCGDLSDEIVCLCVPPMIMCDNTRCYLPHWRCDEDIDCADMSDEKDCGPRNCSANQFQCDNGHCIEKRWVCDGDNDCKDRSDERNCTIQTKRPDIVESCAGNGFRCSNTSNFCIPNSWVCDGEKDCDNGEDEREQRCMDSTCAPYMFRCPSGKCIFKSWVCDGENDCGDDNRSDEQNCTHTSHSKLLPNPTEKPNFFSNGTCLEWMFKCDNGNCLPDWWRCDGINDCGEGDKSDEVGCGLEMPELKPVTPEQHSPPIRKCGKNDFTCAPGLCIPLQWACDGAVDCVDGADERDCPRRGAAPARCGPDETPCANSSACVRNDQLCDGVSQCPDGEDELHCPVTSSHKPIVECQRGYLMCDDGTNCVPLQNVCNGRQDCYDGTDETNCSSSANDNTHTYQFLSIGVDQSSINSTSFLISCWMAQQKMVQYSFLPSISKVSDGIWHNMTWTNDSIYSFVYRFTDLEPFTNYNVTFYIQDSKSNRTYPSMKYVNTTTGEGVPSPPIRVGVRQLIGRRINVMWDRPEQPRGVIRHYTLYYAPPLPPIERIIMADDKQTMSVNIEGYFEPNNNYSFWLTATNNAFTSKSSKVWNITFDANSDVDELVNASVSRINDTAVRLDWHEIHGVDGYMVQVRLPPEYANRDPIVVHKAHNVTLTDLPPGVLIHIDIRAFKSNIYGEPFTVPLRNTGIKDVTLNFTAILSIEKRTSVQVVWSPPTAERYKGKQLEYEVHYTNMIHRTNPGEMSNDTRIITKNTSVTIDNLHPCESYIFTVGIRGGPLAKFVEIITRENPKAPVKNLRVDYSEEKAQMKILWDANCNALRKPATYSLDITEMTQNTKSHYELSPSKEASYSHVIMQVPLGGRYNICVHVNVEDAAQTCVDVHGATLQPPSGVLAWLSPNGHVLVSWEDAPIHEYKYEVVVSSKEIPEDMLHPTEDMKLVSADMSPCLLTAPEGVTGPLYVGVRRVTSDGYYSDLSEVHTLTMEGSEVESARVLGPMWWGWGAALVVGAALGGALLHVALRHRRLARSFLRFTAHTPRYDSRRGQAIITDHDDDDVPPIHGFSDDEPLVIA; from the exons ATGCGTTCCGTCACATTGAAGGATGTTGAACAAGACAAGGTCGTCAAGACCGTCGCTGCTCAtcttaaaaa GACGGGCAAGGTCAAGGTGCCAGAACACATGGACCTGGTGAAGACCGGTCGCTTCAAGGAATTGGCTCCTTACGACCCTGACTGGTTCTATGTACGTTGTGCCGCTATCCTCCGTCACATCTACATCCGCTCCCCCGTAGGAGTCAAGACCGTCACCAAGGTCTTTGGTGGTCGCAAACGTAATGGTGTCACTCCCTCACATTTCTgcag ATCATCAGGCAGCATTGCCCGCAAAGCCCTCCAAGCCCTCGAGGCCCTCAAGCTGGTCGAGAAGATGCAAGATGGCGGCCGTATCCTCACCGTTCAGGGTAGACGTGATCTTGACAGAATCGCCGCGCAGGTCCGCCTAAAGGCCAAGCAGGCCGCTAAGCAGGCAGTCATCGTTCT tttctttgaaatattgGATTTGATTGGATGTGTTTGGATATGCAGTGATCACAAAATGTTGTTGGCATTTGGACGTGGTAtcggttttattgttttactgtgTTTAATATCGTGTGTGGTTTCGGTCCGCTATGGATCTCCGGGGAGTACATTGTATGTGTCCGAAGATTCGCACTCCAGCCGCGGAAAATGGCAAATTATCAATAGGCACGTAGAGAAAGACGAGAACTCTCATTTGGAAAGGAGAAAACGTGATGCGGCAACGTTAACAACTCCGGACATACAAAAAAACTTGAGTACATGG ACAACACATCTCAATGACAGTCACCAGCAGTTGATGGTCCACTGGGTTGGAGAAGGCTCCCATGTGATAATATGTCTAGCAAGAGACTCCAGTCCCAGGAATAAAGGGGTGATATTACCTTCAGCCCTCTTCATTTCCTATGACTATGGGAAAAACTTCACTAACAAGACTGAGAGCTTCAAACTAGGGGATGAACCTGACAGTGGATATGCACAACTGGACAAATTCTTCAATCATCCCAAATATCCGGAATTT TGCGTTTTTGTTGACTCTACGAACAAAAAGTTGTTCTACACGAGAGACAATGGACGAACGATAGAGAGGTCGGACCTGACCTTCTCGCCGGGTGAGCTGGCTTTCGACGAGGAATTCCCCGACAAATATGTTATACTGAACAAAGTTGACATCAACAGAAAG TTATACCTGACTTTGGATGGCGGAAAAACGTTCCGAATGATCCAGAGTTATGTGAAGACGTTCTTCTGGTCTTCTGGACCAGGGTTCCCGAAGGTCTTCTACACGGAACGTTTGAAGCCTGATGGCACAAGCACCGTCTTCAGTGCAAGTGACCCCACCGACCTCGTCAACGCAAACATACTCTTCGAAGATGCCAAAGACTTCCAAATCAAAGGAGACTTTATGTTCGCCACGAAACAATCAAAAGAG CGAAACACCCTACACTTGTACATCTCACACCAGCGCGGTCCATTCTACAAGGCCGAGTTCCAGACAGAACTAGACCTTAGGAAGTTCCACATCGCAGATGTAACCGACAAACGTATCTTTGTCTCTGTCATGCACACTGACTCTCTCGCCGACCTTTACGTGTCAGAGATAAGCAACAATTTCACTCAGTACAACTTTGTATTGAGTTTGGAACAGATATTATGCTACTTCCCTGATGCTAATTGGAAGGACAGTTGGCTAGA AGATGTGACGGAAGATTCTTTCACTGACTTGTACCGTGTGGAAGGACTGAAGGGGATTTACATCGCTTCGAGGGTAGATTCTAAGGCACATGTTACTAACATCGGACCGGAACATTTGATTTCACTGATCACTTTCGATCATGGAGTCACGTGGTCTCCTATTAATCCACCTACTGAAGATGAGAATG GCAAGCCATTGAACTGTCACCTTGAAAACTCATGCAGTCTACACTTATGCCAGAAGTTCAGCCAATTGTATCCAGTCACAAG CCCACCAGGAAATGTTGTTGCGAACGGTCTGAG atCTGCAAGTATCATGAGCTCCAAGTCGGCTCCTGGTGTAATTATGGCAACAGGCGTAATGGGCAAGTCCTTGAAAGGAATACCTGGTGTATATCTCAGTAGAGACGCTGGTCTCACTTGGAAGAGAATCCTTAAAGACTATTATTTCTTCAACTACGGAGATCACGGCGGTGTCTTAGTAGCCGTGAAATATTTCAAGTCCCGTGGCGAAACGAGAAAAATCCTATATTCCACGAACGAAGGCATCGAATGGAACTCTTATCA GTTCAATGCTGATGACCTCCGCATATACGGCTTGATGACAGAGCCTGGTGAGAATACGACTACTTTCACCATGTTTGGTTCAGAGAATGAGCAACATCAGTGGATAATCGTCACTATTGATTTGAAGAATACATTTGCACGTAATTGTACTGAAGACGACTACAAATACTGGTCACCTTCGCCTCCAAATTCTTCGGTTTCCTGCGTTCTTGGCACCAGGAATACTTTCCAACGAAGACTCGCTCATACCAATTGTTATAACGGAATCGATTATGATAGACCTTTCAGGAAAGAAGTCTGTGAATGTAGCCGACGAGACTTTGAATGTGATTTCGGATTCATGCTATCTGGAAACGAATGTATTCACAATAAATCTGTAAAGTACGACCCATATGCCATTCCATCTGATTGTCGTCCAGGACACTTTTACAAGAGAACAAAAGGTTACAGGAAAATCGATGGAGACGTCTGCACCATTTCTGGATATATGGCATACGTGCCTGATATGATTCCATGCCCCATCGAAGAACCTACTGAATTCATGCTTGTTGCATTAGGCAGTAAAATCGCACGCATTGACTTATTCGACAATAACACCATATATCCTGTTATAAACGAGAGGAACATAGTTGCTATCGAATTTGACATAAAGAATAATTGCATCTACTGGGCTGATATAGAACTAGACAAAATCAGCCGTCAATGCTTCAATAACGGTACTGCGCAAGAAATAATCGTTGATAGAGATCTGGCGAGTATTGAAGGAATGGCATTCGATTGGATCTCGAATGTTCTATTCTTCGTTGATGGCTTACGAAAGAAAATTGAAGCTGTAAGAACTGACATGACACTAGACGGTAGAATGCGAGTAACAATTCTTGATTCAACAACACTGTCAAGGCCACGAGGCATCGCAGTTCATCCTAAAGCAGGTTACTTATTCTGGACCGACTGGGACAGGACTAATCCATCAGTATCAAGGTCAAATCTCGACGGCACGGATGTTAAGAAATTGTTCGGCAAGCCAATTGTCCAGTGGCCCAATGGGATAACGATCGACCAAATGTCCGAGAGAATTTATTGGGTTGATGCGATGGAAGATTATATCGCAAGCGCTGATTTGAATGGAAGATATTTCAGAAGAATATTGTGGAATGATGATAGGGTGACTCATCCGTTCGCTGTTGCTGTGCTGAAGGATAAGATGTATTGGGATGATTGGAAGGTGAAATCGATCTTTGTGGCTGATAAGGATTCTGGTGCGAATACAATGACGATTAATGATTCGTTTGTTGGTTTAATGGACTTGAAAGTGTTCGCGCACTTTGTCCAGCACGGTAGTAACGCCTGCTCTTATAAGAATACTAGCTGTGACGCAATATGTCTTGGAGGCCCTGGGAATACGTTCAGTTGTTTGTGCCCAGACGGTCTGATGAAGGTAAACGGTAAATGTATGTGTCCTAACAACACTGAACCGTTCGCGAATATGACTTGCCCACAAAAGACTGAAGCTACTTGTAGTCAT GATCAATTTATGTGCAAGAACGGCAAGTGCATAAGTTCATTCGCCCGTTGCGACGGTAACAACGACTGTGGTGATTTGTCCGacgagattgtttgtttgtgcgtGCCGCCTATGATCATGTGTGACAATACAAGGTGCTATCTACCACATTGGAGGTGCGATGAAGATATTGATTGCGCTGATATGAGTGATGAAAAAG ATTGTGGACCTCGCAACTGCTCAGCGAATCAGTTCCAATGTGACAACGGACATTGCATTGAGAAGCGGTGGGTGTGTGACGGCGATAATGACTGTAAAGACCGATCTGATGAAAGGAATTGTACG ATTCAAACGAAACGTCCGGACATCGTAGAGAGCTGCGCCGGCAACGGGTTCCGTTGTTCGAACACCAGCAACTTCTGTATACCTAACTCTTGGGTGTGTGATGGAGAGAAAGACTGTGACAACGGCGAAGATGAACGAGAACAGCGCTGTATGGATTCTACTTGCGCGCCTTATATGTTCCGCTGTCCTAGTGGGAAGTGTATCTTTAAATCTTGG GTATGTGACGGTGAGAACGACTGCGGCGACGACAACCGTTCAGACGAACAAAATTGCACGCACACATCACACTCGAAACTACTACCAAACCCTACTGAGAAACCGAACTTCTTTAGCAACGGAACTTGTTTAGAATGGATGTTCAAGTGTGACAATGGAAACTGTCTTCCTGACTGGTGGCGATGTGACGGCATCAATGATTGCGGGGAGGGTGATAAGTCTGATGAAGTCGGGTGCGGTCTAGAGATGCCCGAACTGAAGCCGGTGACGCCCGAACAACATTCGCCTCCGATACGCAAGTGTGGCAAGAACGATTTCACTTGTGCACCTG GTCTGTGCATCCCGCTGCAGTGGGCGTGCGACGGCGCGGTGGACTGCGTGGACGGCGCGGACGAGCGCGACTGtccgcggcgcggcgcggcgccggcgcgcTGCGGGCCCGACGAGACGCCGTGCGCCAACTCCTCCGCCTGCGTGCGCAACGACCAGCTCTGTGACGGCGTCAGCCAGTGTCCTGACGGGGAGGACGAGCTGCACTGTCCCGTCACCTCG AGTCACAAACCGATAGTGGAATGTCAGCGCGGCTACCTGATGTGTGACGACGGCACGAACTGCGTGCCGCTGCAGAACGTGTGCAACGGTAGACAGGACTGTTACGATGGCACAGATGAGACCAACTGCTCCAGCTCGGCCAACGATAATACTCATACGTATCAA TTCCTAAGTATCGGCGTGGACCAGTCATCTATAAACTCAACCAGTTTCCTCATCTCATGCTGGATGGCTCAGCAGAAGATGGTACAGTACAGCTTCTTGCCGTCCATCTCGAAGGTCAGCGACGGTATCTGGCATAACATGACATGGACCAATGATAGTATTTATAG TTTTGTATACAGGTTTACAGATCTGGAGCCCTTCACCAATTACAATGTGACGTTCTATATCCAAGATAGCAAATCTAATAGGACTTATCCGTCTATGAAGTATGTTAACACGACTACTGGCGAAGGAG TACCATCACCACCGATCCGCGTCGGCGTCCGTCAGCTCATAGGTCGCCGTATCAACGTAATGTGGGATCGTCCGGAACAGCCGCGCGGCGTCATACGTCACTACACGCTGTACTACGCGCCACCTCTCCCGCCTATAGAACGCATCATAATGGCAGATGATAAGCAGACCATGTCTGTCAATATTGAGGGGTACTTCGaacctaataataattattcgttCTGG TTAACAGCAACAAACAACGCGTTCACATCGAAATCATCAAAAGTATGGAACATAACGTTCGACGCGAACAGCGACGTGGACGAGCTGGTGAACGCGAGCGTGTCGCGGATCAACGATACCGCAGTACGACTAGACTGGCACGAGATACACGGCGTCGACGGTTATATGGTGCAAGTCCGACTGCCGCCCGAGTACGCTAATAGAGACCCTATCGTTGTACATAAAGCGCACAATGTTACAT TGACCGACCTCCCACCAGGCGTGCTAATCCACATCGACATTCGAGCCTTCAAATCGAACATCTACGGCGAGCCGTTCACAGTTCCCCTGAGGAATACCGGTATCAAAGACGTTACCCTCAACTTTACCGCTATACTGTCTATAGAGAAACGAACGTCGGTACAAGTTGTCTGGTCCCCGCCCACCGCGGAACGGTATAAGGGCAAGCAACTTGAATATGAAGTGCATTATACTAATATGATTCATAGGACTAATCCTGGAGAAATGTCTAACG ACACAAGAATAATAACAAAGAACACAAGCGTGACTATCGACAACCTGCACCCATGTGAAAGCTACATATTCACAGTTGGTATACGCGGCGGTCCTCTCGCCAAGTTCGTGGAAATCATCACCAGGGAGAATCCGAA GGCGCCTGTAAAGAACTTGCGAGTAGACTACAGCGAAGAGAAGGCTCAAATGAAGATCCTCTGGGACGCTAACTGTAACGCACTTCGCAAACCAGCCACGTACTCG CTGGACATAACAGAGATGACTCAAAACACAAAGAGCCACTACGAGCTATCACCGTCGAAGGAGGCCAGCTATTCGCACGTCATCATGCAAGTACCGCTCGGCGGTCGATACAACATCTGCGTACAT GTGAACGTAGAAGACGCGGCGCAGACGTGCGTGGACGTGCACGGCGCCACGCTGCAGCCGCCGTCGGGCGTGCTGGCGTGGCTGTCGCCCAACGGACACGTGCTCGTCAGCTGGGAGGACGCGCCCATACACGA GTACAAATACGAAGTAGTAGTATCATCGAAGGAAATCCCCGAAGATATGTTGCATCCGACTGAAGACATGAAGTTAGTGAGTGCGGACATGTCTCCGTGCTTACTGACCGCGCCCGAAGGTGTCACGGGGCCGTTGTACGTGGGTGTACGACGGGTCACCAGCGACGGGTATTATAGTGATCTCAGCGAAGTGCATACTCTGACTATGGAGG GTTCGGAGGTGGAGAGCGCTCGCGTGCTGGGCCCCATGTGGTGGGGCTGGGGCGCGGCGCTGGTGGTGGGCGCGGCGCTGGGCGGCGCGCTGCTGCACGTGGCGCTGCGCCACCGCCGCCTGGCGCGCTCCTTCCTGCGCTTCACGGCGCACACGCCGCGCTACGACTCGCGCCGCGGACAGGCCATCATCACCGACCACG